The following is a genomic window from Manihot esculenta cultivar AM560-2 chromosome 9, M.esculenta_v8, whole genome shotgun sequence.
CATTGATGGCGACATATGTATTTTCAATCTCAACATGATTACTCTACAAAATATTCAACTTGAATACCAATTTTGAACACAAATACTCATGTCACTAGCATGGTAATTAACTTTTTCAAACATATTTGAATTGAAGCAATAGGacttgaaaaaagaaaaggtagCGTTAACAATTAAGATATGTTTATCCTTTCCACAATACCAAGGAAGCATGATCGTTGTGATCCAAGTAACGAAATCCAGCAAAAAACAAAAATCTGTTATCGGAGCAAGATCAAGTTAAAAACTTTCTTTGATTTAATTAGACAAACAGAACATATGCACATTCAATTTCCACGATTTAGAAATATACATTCAAAGGGGGAAAATGCAATTTACCCGGCATGAATGCCATAGAGCTTAAGCAACTGAATGGGACCCATTACAAAAGATAAAGCCCATAAGCAAAGCAGTGGCAGCCAAAGCAAAGACCACGACGACATCTCTCCCCACATAGCTCATTGAATTCCATGGATCCTTAACCTAACAGTGTGTTGGTATTGCCGCTCTAATAACAGCCAATTTGAGCGGTGGTGGTGCTAGACCACATTCGGCTTCTTCTTATTCAATAATCCCCATAGGGCTATTTAATCTCTTCTCATCAAATATTAGCTAATTCAATATAAATGGCCAAATTTTTATCTTAAttgaatttcttttaattttaggaacaacattttaatttttaaaattattacaattataattatttttttaaataatttatctaagtaaatataaaaatctaaaatctTCATATATgattataactaaaattttcaatattatatctaaattttttaatattttacaattataataaaattttaaaataattttaaaaaattatttttagggttgataataattgtaaaaaaattgaaaaaatttaagtataaaattaaaaattttgattatagttatatttttttatattcaattagataaattatttaaaaattaattataattataataaatttaaaaattaaaattttattatttaaaattaaaagtttcttTATAATCTTAGTGTAAAGTTTTGACCATTTATATActggattttatttattttgtttttgcataattttttattaatttttcaataatattatttaaaaatattaaattttattaaatattaaaaggtattttaaatatttattaaaaaataattaataaaaagttatttaaaaataatataaaattaaataaaataataataatgaatttaaatgttactgtaatataaaaaaagaaggagatttataatttaatcactgtcattattaacaaatcagttcctatatttttaaaaatttattaaaatgttttaaacttttcttttcattaacGAAATAGTCTTACCgtcatttttttcattaaaaatagaaaaaggatgataaaaaaaatttttaaaattcaattttattctcaaataaaactccttatttAATCATtgaatattgctattattaacaagtcagtccttatatttttaaaaatttattaaaatgtcattattttttttcatatttattaaaatatttttattttttttatatttattaaaatattcttataatttctttttattaacgaaatagtcatttctttttctctttcttcacaaaaaagaaaaagaaaaagaagaagatgatgacgaAGGaggatgagaagaagaagaggaggatgatgatgaagaaaaagataaagaagAATGAATAATCTCCTCTCTTCAACGAAgaagaataaaataattgaagaagaataaaaaacaaaaagaaaagaaagaattaaTGAAGGAGGAGGAGGGAATAATTTAgacttttgttatatttttaacggtaaaaatagatggaaggattattttattgatagagagaaaaaataaaaatattttaataaatttctgaaaatatagggaccGATATATTAATAAccgtaatatttaaaaattaaattataaatttcgctaaaaaattaacaataattttgagaaaaaaaaaaaacaggaaAAAGAGTATAATTTATGGAGCCTTGACTTTTTAATTCCCCACTATGATTACGGCCATGTGCATCACACGTGAATTTAGTTTATAACGGGTTCATATCCAGATATCCTGAAACCATACAATATTAAGCTTTCTAAGCCCATTAAGGAAACAGCCCACGTCCCTAGCTCGTATCCTCTCTCTCTGGTTTCTCTCTGTGGCTGTTGTATTACTGGAAATTGGAAAATGGATCGATCTCAACTTCTGCTCTTAGGTTTACCAATCTTTCTATTTTTCTCCGATATTGTTAATCTATTCACGGTGCCTCCACCGCCAAAACCCGCTCCGAATGATCACAGCAGCATCCGATCCAAGCCCAACCAAGTTCACCAACAACCCCCTCAATTTCCTGCTCAGGTCTTGTGAAGCTTTAAGTCTTCTCTGtttttatatacttttccgAAGCTTTATTCTTATCCAGAGAAAAATTTCCTTAATTCCTGCTGAAACTGCAGAAATCATCATCCGCTTCTATCGGTGGAGTAGGTGGCGGCGTTGGTAATATTGGCATTGGCAGCACTATTAATATTGACTTCTGTTCTTCTTGTTCCTATAGGTATCTCTTGCGTTCATTCCATTTCCATCAATATTAAATTGCTCTGGTTTGTTTCTGGTTAGTACGATTAATTGTGTTTATTGTCTGTTTTTTACTttgatttttttcatttaagatgcataaattattaaagtttttTGAATAAGTGGAGTTGGAGCATAAAATCGATGAATTAATATTATCTATCACTGATTATGCTACTGCCACCATGTTCTCATATGCATATCTTGTGTCTTTATTAATGAACATCGAAACCTGTTGAATTTGACGCAGTAAAGCTAGTTTCCAACTCAATCTACTTTAACAAGACTGGGAATTTTAACAATAAGATCATTTTAGTGTTTCTTCCTTAATAATTTGGCCACAAGTTAGTGATAGGTTCATTATTTTTAGGACAAAACACATGAAGCAAAAGATTTTGTTCACTTGCCGAATACATAAGCAATAATGTTAACTGACAATAATATGGCGGATAAGGTTTGCTTTTTTTTTGttcattgttaattttttaaaatatactttGTCAATAACTGCACATAAACTAGAAAAGCAATCCACATTTTGTAGATAGAAGAACAAAGTGAATacaaagtattaaaaaattaaagtaaccACTGAAAACACAAGCGGATAAACATTATTTGTATGTTTCCTTAATAATAACAAGAAATATTTATTTGCTTAATTAATAACAAGAagcaatatttttaaaaaaaaattatgaaattttaaattatatgtttCCTTACATGCAAACTTGTGGTTTACCTTTGGCAGAGGAACTGCTGTAACTATGAAAAACATGCTGGAAACACAATTTCCAGGGATTAATGTAATTTTGGCAAACTATCCTCCATTTCCAAAGCGCTTACTGACCAAAGTTGTTCCAGTTTTTCAATTTGGAATCAAAGTATGaaaaaatttgttaaaataTACTTTGTCAATAACTGCACATAAACTAGAAAAGCAATCCACATTTTGTAGATAGAAGAACAAAGTGAATacaaagtattaaaaaattaaagtaaccACTGAAAACATAAGCAgataaacattaattttaattaattttgttgaaGTTAGGAAATATGGTCTTTAAATTCACCGGATATACTGGATAATAAAATGGTTCAAATTTTACTTAATTGAGCAAAATTAACGcacaaatataaattttgaaaagatGTTGCACCATTAGCATCACTATcccttttttaatattttttttcttagtgCTATTTACAAATTTGAAGTAAAAGAGCAATATTAGTAATAATAAGAAGCAATGATTAAAacaattattaaatttcaaatttgtaTGTTTCCTTAATAATAACAAGAAATATTTATTTGCTTAATTAATAACAAGAagcaatatttaaaaaaaaaaaattatgaaattttaaattatatgtttCCTTACATGCAAACTTTTGGTTTACCTTTGGCAGAGGAACTGCTGTAACTATGAAAAACATGCTGGAAACACAATTTCCAGGGATTAATGTAATTTTGGCAAACTATCCTCCTCCATTTCCAAAGCGCTTACTGAGCAAAGTTGTTCCAGTTTTTCAATTTGGAATCATTGGAGTAATAATGGCAGGTGAACAAATTTTTCCAAGGTTAGGGTTTGCAGTTCCACCTCCTTGGTACTACTCTTTACGTGCAAACAGATTTGGAAGTATTGCTAGTACTTGGCTCTTTGGAAACTTCATCCAATCCTTCCTCCAGAGTTCTGGAGCTTTTGAAGTATATTGCAATGGTGAATTGGTAAGATCCTTTCTTTTTGTAATTCCTCATGCTGACTTTTCACTTGAGAGCAAAATCTTTTGCCCTTCACTAGATGTTTACTGTTTACTTGTTTGGATGAGTTAGATTGATGCATTTGATATGATTCCGAGTCTAAGGTCAAGTTATGGGTATATGAACTTATGGATTGAATAAAGGAATCCAGAGCTTTTGCTATTttaccttctttttttttccttcaaccCATGGTGAAAAGTTAGGGATTGGAAGAGAGAACCTTGGACCTTTGAGTTTCAAGGACTCGAGCCTTTTGGTGCAAAATAATTGTCATAACTTTATTCATAGGTTGTCCCTTCTTAAATAGTAGAAGGAATGTCTTAGTCTTCCTATTTTAGAATAGCAATAGGAATACTAACTTACTATGTTCCTATTTAGACTAAGAATCATTATATATCCTATATAGACAAGGAATACATGATACTTATTTAGACTAACTCATTTATTTAGTATGTAAGCCAACTTTTCTTACTTCTGCATCAATGCAACGGTACTTGGCAGCCCTTTCTTAAGCTTGTTTTACCTTGTTATGTCTCTCATGAACTTTGAATTTGTGGCTCACATCATTGCTCCTGTTCTTCAAGATGTGCTTGTCATCAGAAAAGTCAGAAACCTGGTATAGAAACTGTTGTCCCTGAGGATGAGGTCCGAGAGGGGCAGTGAATTTGATAATATAGGTTTTTTCAGCTTTTGCTAAAAAATTCTATGCATGCTTAATTTAGTGAATATATACATAAGGAAACAGCAATCAACTCAATCAAGTCCAGCATCAATATTAAGGAAATACTCTGTTTTGGGGGGTTGTAAAACATGGTACTTTAGGGGTATAAAGATCACAACGCAAAAAACATTTAAACTTTTCAGTTCAATCATCAAGCTTGCataaaattttttctaatatGTCAAGCAAACATCTAAATGCATAACTTAGCACATAAATATCAAAGTAAACAAGTAAGAGTGCTAGAATATAGAGTAGAGAAGAGAGAAGTGTTCACTAGGATTTATAGTGTTNNNNNNNNNNNNNNNNNNNNNNNNNNNNNNNNNNNNNNNNNNNNNNNNNNNNNNNNNNNNNNNNNNNNNNNNNNNNNNNNNNNNNNNNNNNNNNNNNNNNNNNNNNNNNNNNNNNNNNNNNNNNNNNNNNNNNNNNNNNNNNNNNNNNNNNNNNNNNNNNNNNNNNNNNNNNNNNNNNNNNNNNNNNNNNNNNNNNNNNNNNNNNNNNNNNNNNNNNNNNNNNNNNNNNNNNNNNNNNNNNNNNNNNNNNNNNNNNNNNNNNNNNNNNNNNNNNNNNNNNNNNNNNNNNNNNNNNNNNNNNNNNNNNNNNNNNNNNNNNNNNNNNNNNNNNNNNNNNNNNNNNNNNNNNNNNNNNNNNNNNNNNNNNNNNNNNNNNNNNNNNNNNNNNNNNNNNNNNNNNNNNNNNNNNNNNNNNNNNNNNNNNNNNNNNNNNNNNNNNNNNNNNNNNNNNNNNNNNNNNNNNNNNNNNNNNNNNNNNNNNNNNNNNNNNNNNNNNNNNNNNNNNNNNNNNNNNNNNNNNNNNNNNNNNNNNNNNNNNNNNNNNNNNNNNNNNNNNNNNNNNNNNNNNNNNNNNNNNNNNNNNNNNNNNNNNNNNNNNNNNNNNNNNNNNNNNNNNNNNNNNNNNNNNNNNNNNNNNNNNNNNNNNNNNNNNNNNNNNNNNNNNNNNNNNNNNNNNNNNNNNNNNNNNNNNNNNNNNNNNNNNNNNNNNNNN
Proteins encoded in this region:
- the LOC110623131 gene encoding selT-like protein isoform X2; this encodes MDRSQLLLLGLPIFLFFSDIVNLFTVPPPPKPAPNDHSSIRSKPNQVHQQPPQFPAQKSSSASIGGVGGGVGNIGIGSTINIDFCSSCSYRGTAVTMKNMLETQFPGINVILANYPPPFPKRLLSKVVPVFQFGIIGVIMAGEQIFPRLGFAVPPPWYYSLRANRFGSIASTWLFGNFIQSFLQSSGAFEVYCNGELVRSFLFVIPHADFSLESKIFCPSLDVYCLLVWMS
- the LOC110623131 gene encoding selT-like protein isoform X3; this encodes MDRSQLLLLGLPIFLFFSDIVNLFTVPPPPKPAPNDHSSIRSKPNQVHQQPPQFPAQKSSSASIGGVGGGVGNIGIGSTINIDFCSSCSYRGTAVTMKNMLETQFPGINVILANYPPFPKRLLTKVVPVFQFGIKV
- the LOC110623131 gene encoding selT-like protein isoform X1 is translated as MDRSQLLLLGLPIFLFFSDIVNLFTVPPPPKPAPNDHSSIRSKPNQVHQQPPQFPAQKSSSASIGGVGGGVGNIGIGSTINIDFCSSCSYRGTAVTMKNMLETQFPGINVILANYPPPFPKRLLSKVVPVFQFGIIGVIMAGEQIFPRLGFAVPPPWYYSLRANRFGSIASTWLFGNFIQSFLQSSGAFEVYCNGELVRSFLFVIPHADFSLESKIFCPSLDVYCLLVWMS